In one window of Eggerthella guodeyinii DNA:
- the thiS gene encoding sulfur carrier protein ThiS, with protein MAKVNGVERPDADGGTLAELLALDGVDAARVACELNGLIVPRDAYAATVLRADDALEVVRFVGGG; from the coding sequence GTGGCGAAGGTGAACGGGGTCGAGCGGCCCGACGCGGACGGCGGGACGCTCGCCGAGCTGCTGGCGCTCGACGGCGTGGACGCCGCGCGCGTGGCATGCGAGCTGAACGGCCTGATCGTGCCGCGCGACGCGTACGCGGCCACGGTGCTGCGGGCGGACGACGCGCTCGAGGTGGTCCGCTTCGTGGGAGGCGGCTGA
- a CDS encoding molybdopterin-dependent oxidoreductase → MDISRRGFVKATAVALASAAAAGTMSSLVGCASGEGQSTTAAAGEGQKYTAVCRFCGCGCGVICEVKDGKLISVTGDPDNESNKGLNCVKGYYLGKILYGDDRLTKPLIREDKSTKGTGEGLREATWDEALELVASKLKETWKADKSRMAFWLSGQQPITEGYACAKLIKAGLLSNNVDPNARLCMASAVVAFMNVFQTDEPAGSYSDLDQADVFITWGANMAEAHPMLYSRLTAHKLSDPNVKHYDLGTIRTRTSASADKTMIFHPNTDLAIANCIANYLVQEKKYDEAFVNDHLQFKQGTEDIGNSFEDGYDKSDIGSTVDAVSPITFEEYAARLEPYTFEYTSQLSGVAVEDLKELAAVFADPSKKVMSLWTMGVNQHNRGTWMNHLIYNIHLLSGKIAQPGCGPFSLTGQPTACGTAREVGTFSHRLPADLLVANEQHRRYTEAIWDLPEGYLDEIKAPGMHTVKMFRELSKGNIDFMWSAHNNWAQSMPNLTRFLGQGAENKGIFDAFIVVNEVYPTLSTQYADVVFPVALWVEREGQFGNAERRTAVFEKAVDAPGEAKWDLWAFMEVAHRVLDGEKIDGKDSFDHLFGFIYDKNAHDFKNDDRETNRLLWEEYRIFSNPDMNDKAKAINDDADGTFNAKLKMEAKQLAPYEEYLAHHGMTWPVRNVGGTWKSTKWRFAEGSQDEGFDEIGVEQYGKAGQAGGVSFYKSANLKPSVVFRPYEPPAQTPSDEYPFYFVTGRLLEHWHTGTMTRRVPELDRALPEALLNMNPDDCKKMDIKDGDMVKVKSTYGEFDIKVSTAGRTEPPTGVTFAPFFAEETLVNLAVQDVYCPLSKEPDYKKTCVSITKL, encoded by the coding sequence ATGGACATCTCAAGGCGAGGATTCGTCAAGGCCACGGCGGTAGCGCTGGCAAGCGCCGCGGCGGCGGGCACCATGTCGTCGCTCGTTGGATGCGCGAGCGGCGAGGGTCAGTCGACCACCGCCGCGGCGGGCGAAGGCCAGAAGTACACGGCCGTGTGCCGCTTCTGCGGCTGCGGCTGCGGCGTCATCTGCGAGGTCAAGGACGGCAAGCTGATCAGCGTCACGGGCGACCCGGACAACGAGTCCAACAAGGGCCTCAACTGCGTCAAGGGCTACTACCTGGGCAAGATCCTCTACGGGGACGACCGCCTGACGAAGCCCCTGATCCGCGAGGACAAGTCAACGAAGGGCACCGGCGAGGGCCTGCGTGAGGCGACCTGGGACGAGGCGCTTGAGCTCGTGGCCTCCAAGCTCAAGGAGACGTGGAAGGCCGACAAGAGCCGCATGGCGTTCTGGCTGAGCGGCCAGCAGCCCATCACCGAGGGCTACGCCTGCGCCAAGCTCATCAAGGCCGGCCTGCTCTCGAACAACGTCGACCCGAACGCGCGCCTCTGCATGGCCAGCGCCGTGGTCGCGTTCATGAACGTGTTCCAGACCGACGAGCCCGCCGGGTCGTACAGCGACCTCGACCAGGCCGACGTGTTCATCACCTGGGGCGCCAACATGGCCGAGGCGCACCCCATGCTGTACTCGCGCCTGACCGCCCACAAGCTCTCCGACCCGAACGTCAAGCACTACGACCTCGGCACCATCAGGACGCGCACGAGCGCGAGCGCCGACAAGACGATGATCTTCCATCCGAACACCGACCTCGCCATCGCGAACTGCATCGCCAACTACCTCGTGCAGGAGAAGAAGTACGACGAGGCCTTCGTGAACGACCACCTGCAGTTCAAGCAGGGCACCGAGGACATCGGCAACTCCTTCGAGGACGGCTACGACAAGAGCGACATCGGCTCGACCGTGGACGCCGTGAGCCCCATCACGTTCGAGGAGTACGCCGCCCGCTTGGAGCCCTACACCTTCGAGTACACCTCCCAGCTCTCCGGCGTGGCCGTCGAGGACCTCAAGGAGCTGGCGGCGGTCTTCGCCGACCCGAGCAAGAAGGTCATGTCGCTGTGGACCATGGGCGTGAACCAGCACAACCGCGGCACGTGGATGAACCACCTCATCTACAACATCCACCTGCTGTCCGGCAAGATCGCCCAGCCCGGCTGCGGCCCCTTCTCGCTGACCGGCCAGCCCACCGCCTGCGGCACCGCCCGCGAGGTGGGCACGTTCAGCCACCGCCTGCCCGCCGACCTCCTCGTGGCCAACGAGCAGCACCGCCGCTACACCGAGGCCATCTGGGACCTGCCCGAGGGCTACCTCGACGAGATCAAGGCGCCCGGCATGCACACGGTGAAGATGTTCCGCGAGCTGTCGAAGGGCAACATCGACTTCATGTGGTCCGCGCACAACAACTGGGCGCAGTCCATGCCGAACCTCACCCGCTTCCTGGGCCAGGGCGCGGAGAACAAGGGCATCTTCGACGCGTTCATCGTGGTCAACGAAGTGTACCCGACCCTGTCCACGCAGTACGCCGACGTCGTGTTCCCCGTGGCGCTGTGGGTGGAGCGCGAGGGCCAGTTCGGCAACGCCGAGCGCCGCACCGCCGTCTTCGAGAAGGCCGTGGACGCCCCGGGCGAGGCCAAGTGGGACCTCTGGGCGTTCATGGAAGTGGCGCACCGCGTGCTCGACGGCGAGAAGATCGACGGCAAGGACTCCTTCGACCACCTGTTCGGCTTCATCTACGACAAGAACGCCCACGACTTCAAGAACGACGACCGCGAGACGAACCGCCTGCTGTGGGAAGAGTACCGCATCTTCTCGAACCCCGACATGAACGACAAGGCCAAGGCCATCAACGACGACGCCGACGGGACGTTCAACGCGAAGCTCAAGATGGAAGCCAAGCAGCTGGCGCCCTACGAGGAGTACCTCGCGCACCACGGCATGACGTGGCCGGTGCGCAACGTGGGCGGCACCTGGAAGTCCACGAAGTGGCGCTTCGCCGAGGGCTCGCAGGACGAGGGCTTCGACGAGATCGGCGTGGAGCAGTACGGCAAGGCCGGCCAGGCCGGCGGCGTGAGCTTCTACAAGTCCGCCAACCTGAAGCCCTCCGTGGTGTTCCGCCCCTACGAGCCGCCCGCGCAGACCCCGAGCGACGAGTACCCGTTCTACTTCGTCACGGGCCGCTTGCTGGAGCACTGGCACACCGGCACGATGACCCGCCGCGTGCCCGAGCTCGACCGCGCGCTGCCCGAGGCGCTGCTCAACATGAACCCCGACGACTGCAAGAAGATGGACATCAAAGACGGCGACATGGTGAAGGTCAAGTCGACGTACGGCGAGTTCGACATCAAGGTGTCCACGGCGGGCCGCACCGAGCCTCCCACCGGCGTGACGTTCGCCCCGTTCTTCGCCGAGGAGACCCTGGTGAACCTGGCGGTGCAGGACGTGTACTGCCCGCTGTCCAAGGAACCGGACTATAAGAAAACCTGCGTATCCATCACGAAGCTCTAG
- the thiH gene encoding 2-iminoacetate synthase ThiH: protein MDIASAPRFPRLDAVDPADVARDRGIDPLAYLPDMDVTDSPVLGELLDRAAAFDFDAVGQADVRAALAAERLTPEGFGALLSPAAEPMLEELAAAARAARRRWFGSTAYLFTPLYLANYCDNHCVYCGFNRDNDICRARLDAPGIVAELDAIAATGLEEILLLTGEDRARTDVAYIGEACKLAAERFRMVGVEVYPMNEDEYAYLHACGVDYVTVFQETYDPALYGKLHLAGRKRVFPYRANAQERALRGGMRGAAFGALLGLGDFRRDALACGLHAWLLQRAYPHAELSLSCPRLRPIVGNGSLGPRDVGERQLLQVMCAYRLLLPQAGITISSRERAGFRDEVMGIAATKISAGVSTGVGEHAGEEEAGDDQFEIADGRDVSQVRAALRAAGLEPVMNDYVRL, encoded by the coding sequence ATGGACATCGCAAGCGCCCCGCGCTTCCCGCGCCTCGACGCCGTGGACCCGGCGGACGTGGCGCGCGACCGCGGCATCGATCCCTTGGCCTACCTTCCCGACATGGACGTTACCGACTCGCCCGTGCTCGGCGAGCTGCTCGACCGTGCGGCGGCGTTCGACTTCGACGCCGTGGGGCAGGCCGACGTGCGCGCCGCGCTCGCGGCCGAGCGCCTTACGCCCGAGGGCTTCGGCGCGCTGCTGTCGCCGGCCGCCGAGCCGATGCTGGAGGAGCTGGCCGCCGCCGCCCGCGCCGCGCGCCGGCGCTGGTTCGGCAGCACCGCGTACCTGTTCACGCCGCTGTACCTGGCGAACTACTGCGACAATCACTGCGTGTACTGCGGGTTCAACCGCGACAACGACATCTGCCGCGCGCGCCTCGACGCCCCCGGCATCGTCGCCGAGCTCGACGCGATCGCGGCGACCGGCCTCGAGGAGATCCTGCTGCTCACGGGCGAGGATCGCGCGCGCACCGACGTCGCCTACATCGGCGAGGCGTGCAAGCTGGCCGCCGAGCGCTTCCGCATGGTGGGCGTGGAGGTGTACCCGATGAACGAGGACGAGTACGCCTACCTGCACGCATGCGGCGTCGACTACGTCACGGTGTTCCAGGAGACGTACGACCCCGCCCTCTACGGCAAGCTCCACCTGGCGGGGCGCAAGCGCGTGTTCCCCTACCGCGCGAACGCCCAGGAGCGCGCGCTGAGGGGCGGCATGCGGGGCGCGGCGTTCGGCGCCCTGTTGGGCCTGGGCGACTTCCGGCGCGACGCGCTCGCCTGCGGCCTGCACGCGTGGCTGCTGCAGCGCGCCTACCCGCACGCCGAGCTGTCGCTGTCGTGCCCGCGCCTGCGCCCCATCGTCGGGAACGGATCGCTGGGGCCGCGCGACGTGGGCGAGCGCCAGCTTCTGCAGGTGATGTGCGCCTACCGCCTGCTGCTGCCGCAGGCGGGCATCACCATCTCGTCGCGCGAGCGCGCGGGCTTCCGCGACGAGGTCATGGGCATCGCCGCCACGAAGATATCGGCCGGGGTGTCCACGGGCGTCGGCGAGCACGCGGGCGAGGAGGAGGCGGGCGACGACCAGTTCGAGATCGCCGACGGCCGCGACGTGTCCCAGGTGCGCGCCGCCCTGCGCGCGGCCGGCCTCGAGCCGGTGATGAACGACTATGTGCGCCTGTGA
- a CDS encoding chaperone NapD has translation MVISSLVVETIPERTGDVAQELARREGVEVHETNGYKVVVTIEAETVDDSHEIASGFIGIEGVIGINLVYANFEDDPTLAKAGTR, from the coding sequence ATGGTCATTTCGAGTTTGGTCGTGGAAACGATCCCCGAGCGCACCGGCGACGTGGCGCAGGAGCTCGCGCGGCGCGAGGGCGTCGAAGTGCACGAGACGAACGGATACAAGGTCGTCGTCACCATCGAAGCCGAGACCGTGGACGATTCGCACGAGATCGCGAGCGGCTTCATCGGCATCGAGGGCGTCATCGGCATCAACCTCGTCTACGCGAATTTCGAGGACGACCCCACGCTCGCCAAGGCCGGTACGCGATGA
- a CDS encoding thiamine phosphate synthase, with amino-acid sequence MCACEPGFRTPSFARIFVTDRVSCARPLPQQVELLAAAGAVDAVILREKDLDADAYARLAAEVAAACARCGVAFAAHTQVDAARRIGCAAVHLPLPLLRAQGRPDGFAWVGTNVHEAEEADEAEALGADALVASPVFAPSCKPATTARGLPFLRATVRRAHVPVFALGGITDENEPLIREVGAAGACRMADYARR; translated from the coding sequence ATGTGCGCCTGTGAGCCCGGCTTCCGGACCCCGTCGTTCGCGCGCATCTTCGTCACCGACCGCGTGAGCTGCGCGCGCCCGCTGCCGCAGCAGGTGGAGCTCCTCGCCGCGGCGGGCGCCGTCGACGCGGTCATCCTGCGCGAGAAGGACCTCGACGCCGATGCGTACGCGCGCCTCGCGGCCGAGGTGGCCGCCGCCTGCGCCCGCTGCGGCGTCGCGTTCGCCGCGCATACGCAGGTGGACGCGGCGCGCCGCATCGGGTGCGCGGCCGTGCACCTGCCGCTGCCGCTGCTGCGCGCGCAGGGGCGCCCGGACGGGTTCGCCTGGGTGGGCACGAACGTCCACGAGGCCGAGGAGGCGGACGAGGCCGAGGCGCTCGGGGCCGACGCGCTCGTCGCGAGCCCCGTGTTCGCCCCCTCGTGCAAGCCGGCGACGACGGCGCGGGGGCTGCCCTTCCTGCGCGCGACGGTGCGGCGCGCGCACGTGCCGGTGTTCGCGCTGGGCGGCATCACCGACGAGAACGAGCCTCTGATCAGGGAGGTCGGTGCGGCAGGCGCCTGCCGCATGGCGGATTACGCGCGTCGGTGA
- a CDS encoding thiazole synthase — MAYEPDTWSLGGRTFTSRFILGSGKFNLDLVEAAVRDAGAQIVTLAVRRANTGQDESILDAIPESVTLLPNTSGARTAEEAVRIARLARAMGCGDFVKVEVIRDAAYLMPDNAETVRATALLAEEGFVVLPYMFPDLVCARDLVRAGAAAVMPLAAPIGSNKGLAARDFIKIIVEEVDVPVIVDAGIGRPSQACEAMELGAAAVMANTAVATAGDVPLMAAAFKRAVEAGRAGYLAGMGRVLDRAEASSPLTGFLAD; from the coding sequence ATGGCATACGAACCGGACACCTGGTCGCTCGGCGGCCGCACGTTCACCTCGCGCTTCATCCTGGGGTCGGGGAAGTTCAACCTCGACCTCGTGGAGGCGGCGGTGCGCGACGCGGGCGCGCAGATCGTCACGCTGGCCGTGCGCCGCGCGAACACGGGGCAGGACGAGAGCATCCTCGACGCCATCCCCGAAAGCGTGACGCTGCTGCCGAACACGTCGGGGGCGCGCACGGCCGAGGAGGCGGTGCGCATCGCGCGGCTGGCCCGGGCGATGGGCTGCGGCGACTTCGTGAAGGTGGAGGTCATCCGCGATGCGGCCTACCTCATGCCCGACAACGCCGAAACCGTGCGGGCCACGGCGCTGCTGGCCGAGGAGGGCTTCGTCGTGCTGCCCTACATGTTCCCCGACCTCGTCTGCGCGCGCGACCTCGTGCGGGCGGGCGCGGCGGCCGTCATGCCGCTGGCGGCGCCCATCGGCTCGAACAAGGGCCTGGCGGCGCGCGACTTCATCAAGATCATCGTCGAGGAGGTGGACGTGCCCGTCATCGTGGACGCGGGCATCGGCCGGCCGTCGCAGGCGTGCGAGGCCATGGAGCTGGGCGCGGCCGCGGTCATGGCGAACACCGCGGTGGCCACGGCGGGCGACGTGCCCCTCATGGCGGCCGCGTTCAAACGCGCCGTGGAGGCGGGCCGCGCGGGCTACCTCGCCGGCATGGGGCGCGTGCTCGACCGCGCCGAGGCCTCCTCGCCCCTTACCGGGTTCCTCGCGGACTAG
- a CDS encoding 4Fe-4S dicluster domain-containing protein — protein MKVSSVIAGASAALVAFQAVFYATRGEADLLRPPGAHGEKDFVARCIKCGKCVEACPYLALKPARDSAGAAVGTPMIDARAQACRLCEDFPCVEACPTGALRDVEARSDVKMGVAVIDEDLCIAFQGMRCEVCYRTCPLIDEAIVIDYRLREGDAIHSVFAPVIDEDKCVGCGLCVERCVVSEPRVAIRIASDQERARDIAAPEQA, from the coding sequence ATGAAAGTATCGAGCGTCATAGCGGGTGCGTCGGCTGCCCTGGTGGCATTCCAGGCCGTGTTCTACGCCACCCGCGGCGAGGCCGACTTGCTGCGGCCCCCCGGGGCGCACGGCGAGAAGGACTTCGTGGCGCGCTGCATCAAGTGCGGCAAGTGCGTCGAGGCCTGCCCCTATCTCGCCCTCAAGCCCGCGCGCGACAGCGCGGGAGCCGCCGTGGGAACGCCGATGATCGACGCGCGCGCCCAGGCCTGCCGCCTGTGCGAGGACTTCCCCTGCGTCGAGGCCTGCCCCACGGGCGCGCTGCGCGACGTCGAAGCCCGCTCCGACGTGAAGATGGGCGTCGCCGTCATCGACGAGGACCTCTGCATCGCGTTCCAGGGCATGCGCTGCGAAGTGTGCTACCGCACCTGCCCCCTCATCGACGAGGCCATCGTCATCGACTACCGCCTGCGCGAGGGCGACGCCATCCACTCCGTGTTCGCCCCCGTCATCGACGAGGACAAATGCGTGGGATGCGGGCTGTGCGTCGAGCGCTGCGTGGTCAGCGAGCCGCGCGTGGCCATCCGCATCGCGAGCGACCAGGAGCGCGCCCGGGACATCGCCGCGCCCGAACAGGCGTAA
- a CDS encoding GAF domain-containing sensor histidine kinase yields the protein MGRRQANERFGDGNGGDAVGASNFSERELAGGCETYARTVNDIKDRYGFDFVSIGLTAFIGAPLKWVYSAGATGERHRRIVLAPGHGIGGITIKAGKPMMFTNIDEEIDPREYSSYPIVFAEDLHSFCALPLTRDGRVVAVLLCAFRTASDQHEAAFHRLIEGLGDTLCGLRVVTSDFMDFESIAAEKRSDNQKNPIFIRSELSRVIAAQEDERKRISRELHDGIAQELLTLSFVFKRLCAHVDAEGADLLAEANNDLDRVLDELHNISVELRPSALDHLGFVAALRSQAAVFERTYGSEIVFEGSLSRDRFDQALETQAYRICQEAILNACKYSGSEKVVVKLEDSAGWLHVGVVDYGCGFDTEQPEIKGSGCGLVGMQERASVIGATLTMESDEHGTRVTLVAPMHVVEGKEVDA from the coding sequence ATGGGACGTCGACAAGCGAACGAGCGGTTCGGCGACGGAAACGGGGGAGACGCGGTGGGAGCGTCCAATTTCAGCGAGCGGGAACTGGCGGGCGGGTGCGAGACGTACGCGCGGACGGTGAACGACATCAAGGATCGGTACGGGTTCGATTTCGTGTCCATCGGCCTGACGGCCTTCATCGGCGCGCCGCTCAAGTGGGTCTACAGCGCGGGCGCCACCGGCGAGCGCCACCGCCGCATCGTGCTCGCGCCCGGGCACGGCATCGGCGGCATCACCATCAAGGCGGGCAAGCCCATGATGTTCACCAACATCGACGAGGAGATCGACCCGCGCGAGTACTCGTCGTACCCCATCGTGTTCGCCGAGGACCTGCACAGCTTCTGCGCGCTGCCCCTCACGCGCGACGGGCGCGTGGTGGCCGTGCTGCTGTGCGCCTTCCGCACCGCCAGCGACCAGCACGAGGCGGCGTTCCACCGGCTCATCGAGGGATTGGGCGACACGCTGTGCGGCCTGAGGGTGGTGACGAGCGACTTCATGGACTTCGAGAGCATCGCGGCCGAGAAGCGCTCCGACAACCAGAAGAACCCCATCTTCATCCGCTCGGAGCTCTCGCGCGTCATCGCCGCGCAGGAGGACGAGCGCAAGCGCATCTCGCGCGAGCTGCACGACGGCATCGCCCAGGAGCTGCTCACGCTGTCGTTCGTGTTCAAGCGCCTCTGCGCGCACGTGGACGCCGAGGGCGCCGACCTGCTCGCGGAGGCCAACAACGACCTGGACCGCGTGCTCGACGAGCTGCACAACATCTCGGTGGAGCTGCGCCCGTCGGCCCTCGACCACCTGGGGTTTGTGGCGGCCCTGCGCTCGCAGGCGGCCGTGTTCGAGCGCACGTACGGCAGCGAGATCGTGTTCGAGGGCAGCCTGTCGCGCGACCGCTTCGACCAGGCGCTCGAGACGCAGGCGTACCGCATCTGCCAGGAGGCCATCCTGAACGCCTGCAAGTACTCGGGCTCGGAGAAGGTGGTCGTGAAGCTCGAGGACTCGGCCGGATGGCTGCACGTGGGCGTCGTCGACTACGGCTGCGGCTTCGACACCGAGCAGCCCGAGATCAAGGGGAGCGGCTGCGGCCTCGTGGGCATGCAGGAGCGCGCGAGCGTCATCGGCGCCACCCTCACGATGGAATCCGACGAGCACGGCACGAGGGTGACGCTGGTCGCGCCGATGCACGTGGTGGAAGGCAAGGAGGTGGACGCATGA
- a CDS encoding response regulator transcription factor: protein MIRVMLADDHEVVRAGFRMILEQDPDVRVVAEAADGAQAYAIVAREKPDILLMDISMPPGQSGLVACEKIAKDFPGTKVVILTMFAEPEYLFYTLRGGAAGYVLKNSSSEELIAAVHAVAEGGSYIHPKMTALLTKQLVTGGEEEDRSYQQLSNRELEILQLLAKGFTNKEISEQIFLSVKTVEAHRSKIYQKLGLKTRADLVDYALRHKLLNV, encoded by the coding sequence ATGATCCGCGTAATGCTGGCAGACGACCACGAGGTGGTGCGCGCGGGCTTCAGGATGATCCTCGAGCAGGATCCCGACGTGCGCGTGGTGGCCGAGGCGGCCGACGGCGCGCAGGCCTACGCCATCGTGGCGCGCGAGAAGCCCGACATCCTGCTCATGGACATCTCCATGCCGCCGGGGCAAAGCGGCCTGGTGGCCTGCGAGAAGATCGCGAAGGACTTCCCCGGCACGAAGGTGGTCATCCTCACGATGTTCGCCGAGCCGGAGTACCTGTTCTACACGCTGCGCGGGGGAGCTGCGGGCTACGTGCTGAAGAACTCGTCGTCCGAGGAGCTGATCGCGGCCGTCCATGCGGTGGCCGAGGGCGGCAGCTACATCCACCCGAAGATGACGGCGCTGCTCACCAAGCAGCTCGTGACGGGAGGCGAGGAGGAGGACCGCTCCTACCAGCAGCTGTCGAACCGCGAGCTGGAGATCCTGCAGCTTCTGGCGAAGGGCTTCACGAACAAGGAGATCTCCGAGCAGATATTCCTCTCGGTGAAGACCGTGGAGGCCCACCGCTCGAAGATATACCAGAAGCTCGGCCTCAAGACCCGTGCCGACCTCGTGGACTACGCCCTCCGGCACAAGCTGCTGAACGTGTAG
- a CDS encoding 4Fe-4S binding protein, whose product MSDAPNAPRTLRWSWLRHTVQAAALVLFAAPVIAVGWGLFGTSVGGDDAVAAPADLPFFGSLSSSSIGGFEILDPFGTLQVAAASKTFELDWLLAALPVLVVYGLIRGRAFCGWVCPVNLLLEIVDAVRRKLRIEVREMPVPRRAKLWIALAVLALSALTSVPVFEAFSPISVINKGILFGAVTGVWVLLAIVLAELFWSHRVWCRALCPLGGFYEALGHVGQVNVKFDRSACIRCDACKRSCLSDPAILDPVLTERDVIVRAGDCMACGSCIDACPTRALSFTLGRTAKPKASAEK is encoded by the coding sequence ATGAGCGACGCTCCGAACGCTCCGCGCACGTTGCGTTGGTCCTGGCTGCGCCACACGGTGCAGGCGGCGGCGTTGGTGCTGTTCGCCGCTCCGGTGATCGCGGTGGGCTGGGGCCTGTTCGGGACGTCCGTCGGCGGCGACGACGCCGTGGCCGCCCCTGCCGACCTCCCCTTCTTCGGCAGCCTGTCCTCCTCTTCCATCGGAGGCTTCGAGATTCTCGACCCCTTCGGGACCCTGCAGGTGGCCGCCGCCTCCAAGACGTTCGAGCTCGATTGGCTGCTGGCCGCGCTGCCGGTGCTCGTCGTGTACGGGCTGATCAGGGGTCGGGCGTTCTGCGGATGGGTGTGCCCGGTCAACCTGCTGCTGGAGATCGTGGACGCCGTGCGGCGCAAGCTGCGCATCGAGGTGCGGGAGATGCCGGTGCCGCGCCGCGCGAAGCTGTGGATCGCGCTGGCGGTGCTCGCGCTGTCGGCGCTGACCAGCGTGCCGGTGTTCGAAGCGTTCTCGCCCATCAGCGTCATCAACAAGGGCATCCTGTTCGGCGCCGTAACGGGCGTGTGGGTGCTGCTGGCCATCGTGCTGGCGGAGCTGTTCTGGAGCCACCGCGTGTGGTGCCGCGCGCTGTGCCCGCTCGGCGGCTTCTACGAAGCGCTCGGGCACGTGGGCCAAGTGAACGTCAAGTTCGACCGCAGCGCGTGCATCCGCTGCGACGCGTGCAAGCGCTCGTGCCTGTCCGACCCCGCCATCCTCGACCCGGTGCTCACCGAGCGCGACGTGATCGTGCGCGCGGGCGACTGCATGGCCTGCGGATCGTGCATCGACGCCTGCCCCACGCGCGCCCTGTCGTTCACCCTGGGACGCACCGCGAAGCCGAAGGCGAGCGCCGAGAAGTAG
- the thiF gene encoding sulfur carrier protein ThiS adenylyltransferase ThiF: MDALARRIGADARARLAAARVGVAGLGGLGSHIAVMLARSGVGALHLVDFDRVDEGNLNRQHYFREHLGRPKTEALAEQLRRIEPGIELALDRVRVDAGNAAALFAGERIVCEAFDDPACKADLVNALLAETPDTVVVAGSGMAGAGPADAVVTRRAGRRLYVCGDGATDVADAALFAPRVALCAAQQALVAVRLVLGLEET; the protein is encoded by the coding sequence ATGGATGCGCTCGCCCGTCGCATCGGCGCGGACGCGCGCGCGAGGCTGGCGGCGGCGCGCGTGGGCGTGGCGGGGCTCGGCGGCCTGGGGTCGCACATCGCCGTCATGCTGGCGCGCTCGGGGGTGGGCGCGCTGCACCTCGTGGACTTCGACCGCGTGGACGAGGGCAACCTGAACCGCCAGCACTACTTCCGCGAGCACCTCGGCCGACCGAAGACCGAGGCGCTCGCCGAGCAGCTGCGGCGCATCGAGCCGGGCATCGAGCTGGCGCTCGACCGCGTGCGCGTGGACGCCGGCAACGCGGCGGCGCTGTTCGCGGGCGAGCGCATCGTGTGCGAGGCCTTCGACGACCCCGCGTGCAAGGCCGACCTCGTGAACGCGCTGCTGGCGGAAACGCCGGACACCGTGGTGGTCGCGGGCAGCGGCATGGCGGGCGCGGGCCCGGCCGACGCCGTGGTCACGCGCCGGGCGGGACGGCGGCTGTACGTGTGCGGCGACGGCGCGACCGACGTGGCGGACGCCGCGCTGTTCGCGCCGCGGGTCGCCCTGTGCGCGGCGCAGCAGGCGCTCGTCGCGGTGCGCCTCGTGCTGGGGCTCGAAGAAACGTGA
- a CDS encoding teichoic acid transporter produces MLFKSRRNEYVDTEGPVRYLDGSGLERPLDIPKPQIAVMIAFVVVAALIGGYLLFNILDTVKGGAARAQASVEENLSREVSYDLPALTSYIALSDEEIKQAVADAGLTVIDKGGMSDDPDAALELIKLPSDVSELDAGLLYSKGVSKLTASEAALLLNGSWTLDADRTDGLSMRLRYADFSSGSLDAAIDSAIAAEGFDPATIAEDGMGVDEVGNTFKQGTVDANGTTYTWKVSAIPLSDMYDISGLPETATYVGVRLSA; encoded by the coding sequence ATGCTATTCAAGTCACGCAGAAACGAGTACGTGGACACGGAAGGCCCCGTGCGCTATCTGGACGGCAGCGGCCTCGAGCGGCCGCTCGACATCCCGAAGCCCCAGATCGCCGTCATGATCGCCTTCGTCGTGGTCGCAGCCCTCATCGGCGGCTACCTGCTGTTCAACATCCTGGACACCGTGAAGGGCGGCGCCGCGCGCGCCCAGGCCAGCGTGGAGGAGAACCTGTCGCGCGAGGTGTCCTACGACCTGCCGGCGCTCACGTCCTACATCGCGCTGAGCGACGAGGAGATCAAGCAGGCCGTGGCCGACGCGGGCCTCACGGTCATCGACAAAGGGGGTATGTCCGACGACCCCGACGCCGCCCTCGAGCTGATCAAGCTCCCCTCCGACGTGAGCGAGCTCGACGCGGGCCTGCTGTACAGCAAGGGCGTCTCCAAGCTCACCGCGAGCGAGGCCGCGCTGCTGCTCAACGGGTCGTGGACGCTCGACGCCGACCGCACCGACGGGCTGTCCATGCGCCTGCGCTACGCCGACTTCTCGTCGGGCAGCCTCGACGCCGCCATCGACAGCGCCATCGCCGCGGAGGGCTTCGACCCTGCCACCATCGCCGAGGACGGCATGGGCGTGGACGAAGTGGGCAACACGTTCAAGCAGGGCACGGTGGACGCGAACGGCACCACCTACACCTGGAAGGTGTCGGCCATCCCGCTGTCCGACATGTACGACATCTCGGGCCTGCCCGAAACCGCCACCTACGTGGGCGTGCGCCTGAGCGCCTAG